Proteins encoded by one window of Vigna radiata var. radiata cultivar VC1973A chromosome 5, Vradiata_ver6, whole genome shotgun sequence:
- the LOC106760490 gene encoding uncharacterized protein LOC106760490 — MESKEELDLTLSLRCGTSQETPTSFLSLFPSNSFQTNLPLMETLSSNPDFNPNPSSLSTFSNNNNTNLSLPSCNDNVNLPNASVEAANNVSTVRSCQTSCTRRSKRKSETVPALFPWAKNQRATVHSKEYLLENNINTIKGKVHCKRCEHEFELSLNLEEKLNDLCEIISKGKHKWHNRAPRVWMSPVFPKCPLCERESSSRPIIAKNKKEINWLFLLLGQMLGCCTLNHLKYFCKHNEIHRTGAKDRLLYDTYKTLINQLLPGFFV, encoded by the coding sequence ATGGAGTCGAAAGAAGAGTTAGATCTCACCCTCTCGCTTCGGTGTGGGACTTCTCAGGAAACTCCTACTTCTTTCCTTTCCCTTTTCCcatcaaattcttttcaaacAAACCTACCTTTAATGGAAACACTTTCTTCTAATCCTGACTTTAACCCTAATCCTTCTTCTTTGTCGACATTTTCCAACAACAATAACACCAATCTTTCGTTACCATCTTGTAACGACAACGTCAACCTTCCAAATGCGTCTGTTGAAGCGGCAAATAATGTTTCTACAGTTAGGTCTTGTCAGACTTCATGTACTCGACGGAGTAAACGAAAGAGCGAAACTGTTCCTGCATTGTTTCCTTGGGCGAAGAATCAACGAGCAACCGTCCATAGTAAGGAATATCTATTGGAGAATAATATCAACACCATCAAAGGAAAGGTTCACTGCAAGAGGTGCGAGCATGAATTCGAGTTGAGTCTGAATTTGGAAGAGAAATTGAATGACTTATGTGAAATTATTAGCAAAGGAAAACATAAGTGGCATAATAGAGCTCCACGGGTTTGGATGAGTCCGGTGTTCCCAAAATGTCCTCTTTGCGAACGAGAAAGCAGCAGCAGACCCATCATTGCCAAAAACAAAAAGGAGATTAATTGGTTGTTTTTATTGCTTGGTCAGATGCTTGGTTGCTGCACACTTAATCATCTAAAATATTTCTGCAAGCACAATGAGATCCATCGAACTGGTGCCAAAGATCGTCTTCTTTATGATACCTATAAGACTCTCATCAATCAACTTCTACCtggtttttttgtttga
- the LOC106761158 gene encoding phosphatidylinositol-glycan biosynthesis class X protein has product MGTIQTFVHLLAWVSFTWSPGIAHSLSPPVMDSKKNSPMNKFLMQSYYDRHTDLHNSDFENFVSQEVTSGLCEVLPHNHDLVWRLSDIKRNLTGEGSHRSVSTLIKFQSQHLKSLSELLSHSCELIFIERLPSGVFADPFELQHLVHRGVFSDIAVFGDTNLELPSFLSNRSVVEIHLVVDPNILQNPTDIKIELPLHARYQSLNETGYSTVEFGTPDMLIRCSTKDKVENHYCFFKLEKGDANVYVSHIVWRIPSGINKHAGLVSTVTFTAALLSTLTIVVASLYYFK; this is encoded by the exons ATGGGAACTATTCAAACCTTCGTTCATTTATTAGCATGGGTTTCTTTTACATGGTCACCTGGAATTGCTCATTCACTTTCACCTCCG GTTATGGATTCCAAAAAAAATTCTCCCATGAATAAATTCCTGATGCAGTCCTATTATGACAGGCACACCGATTTACACAATTCCGATTTCGAAAACTTTGTGTCTCAAGAAGTCACTTCTGGCTTGTGTGAAGTGCTTCCACATAATCATGATCTTGTTTGGAGATTGTCAGATATAAAACGCAATCTTACTGGTGAAGGTTCCCATCGTAGTGTGTCGACATTGATCAAATTCCAAAGCCAACATTTAAAGTCTCTGTCTGAACTGTTGAGCCACTCTTGTGAACTCATATTTATTGAAAGACTTCCTTCCGGAGTTTTTGCTGACCCATTTGAGTTACAACATCTTGTTCATCGTGGTG TGTTCAGTGACATAGCTGTCTTTGGTGATACAAATCTGGAGCTACCTTCATTCTTGTCCAATCGTTCTGTTGTTGAAATTCACTTAGTTGTAGACCCAAATATATTGCAAAATCCGACTGATATCAAGATTGAGCTTCCCTTGCATGCTCGATATCAA TCTCTAAATGAAACTGGGTACTCAACAGTTGAATTTGGTACACCGGATATGTTAATTCGTTGTAGCACAAAGGACAAGGTGGAAAACCACTATTGCTTCttcaaattagaaaaaggtGATGCTAATGTCTACGTCAGTCATATTGTTTGGAGAATACCTTCTGGCATAAATAAGCATGCTGGCCTTGTTTCTACGGTTACATTTACTGCAGCTTTGTTATCAACTCTTACAATTGTTGTTGCATcgttatattatttcaaataa